A section of the Oryza sativa Japonica Group chromosome 1, ASM3414082v1 genome encodes:
- the LOC4325042 gene encoding GDP-L-galactose phosphorylase 2 isoform X1 — protein MPISPLLAHLAPSSVAPAAFGARPARRRFVAERKTGMGNRSFDLSCSLRKEEENGTNLSPFVRKLFKEWDDRKARGLFHHDISSCETKVLPGEHNFVATLIEGRDQKKRPTQFGMNQVLQPFDSVKFNFTKVSPEEVIFTFKESQNDSVKYFDNVPHAVAASPTAILINVSPIGYCHVLLIPRIQDCLPQRVDKESFLLAMYVASEAKDPFFRVGYNSLGGFATINHLHFQAYYLKVQYPVEKALTEKLTTLGNGVSIIQLVQYPVSGFVFEGGACLEDLSDVVSKVCIFLQENNKPFNALISESGKRVFLLPQCYAEKQALGRVSQEFLDMRINPAVWELSGHLVLKRRKDYDEASEATICRFLVEASLSESEFQELKSCILEFLSSAAPEE, from the exons atgcccatctcccctctcctcgcccACCTCGCTCCGTCCTCGGTTGCTCCGGCGGCATTTGGTGCCcgtccggcgcggcggcgcttcgTTG CTGAAAGGAAAACAGGCATGGGCAATAGAAGTTTTGACTTGAGTTGTTCTTTGAGAAAAGAGGAGGAAAATGGCACAAATTTGTCGCCATTTGTCCGCAAACTTTTTAAAGAG TGGGATGACCGCAAGGCAAGGGGTTTGTTTCACCATGACATCAGTTCCTGCGAGACAAAG GTACTACCTGGTGAACACAATTTTGTGGCGACATTAATAGAAGGACGTGACCAGAAGAAGCGGCCTACTCAATTTGGAATGAACCAAGTCCTGCAGCCTTTTGATAGCGTGAAATTCAATTTCACTAAAGTTAGCCCAGAGGAAGTGATCTTCACATTCAAAGAATCTCAGAATGACTCTGTAAAGTACTTCGACAATGTTCCTCATGCTGTTGCAGCTTCTCCTACTGCCATTTTGATCAAT GTGAGTCCAATTGGCTACTGCCATGTGCTTCTGATCCCTCGAATCCAGGATTGCTTACCGCAAAGGGTTGATAAAGAGAGCTTCCTACTTGCCATGTATGTTGCAAGTGAAGCAAAGGATCCATTCTTCAGAGTTGGTTACAACAGTCTGGGTGGTTTCGCAACTATCAATCATCTCCACTTCCAG GCGTACTATCTGAAAGTGCAATATCCAGTCGAGAAGGCACTGACGGAGAAGCTTACGACTCTGGGGAATGGTGTCAGCATTATTCAGCTGGTTCAGTATCCAGTTAGTGGTTTTGTATTTGAAGGAGGGGCATGCCTGGAGGATTTGTCCGATGTTGTTTCAAAAGTCTGCATCTTCTTGCAAGAGAATAATAAACCTTTCAATGCCCTCATCTCTGAATCTGGCAAGAGAGTGTTCCTGCTACCACAG TGCTACGCCGAGAAGCAGGCCCTCGGGAGAGTGAGCCAAGAATTCCTCGACATGAGAATAAACCCAGCAGTCTGGGAGCTCAGTGGCCATTTGGTACTGAAGAGGAGGAAGGACTACGATGAAGCATCTGAAGCAACCATATGCAGGTTTTTGGTCGAAGCGTCTCTGTCTGAATCAGAATTCCAAGAACTGAAGAGCTGCATCTTGGAGTTCCTGTCCAGTGCAGCTCCTGAAGAATAA
- the LOC4325042 gene encoding GDP-L-galactose phosphorylase 2 isoform X2, with product MGNRSFDLSCSLRKEEENGTNLSPFVRKLFKEWDDRKARGLFHHDISSCETKVLPGEHNFVATLIEGRDQKKRPTQFGMNQVLQPFDSVKFNFTKVSPEEVIFTFKESQNDSVKYFDNVPHAVAASPTAILINVSPIGYCHVLLIPRIQDCLPQRVDKESFLLAMYVASEAKDPFFRVGYNSLGGFATINHLHFQAYYLKVQYPVEKALTEKLTTLGNGVSIIQLVQYPVSGFVFEGGACLEDLSDVVSKVCIFLQENNKPFNALISESGKRVFLLPQCYAEKQALGRVSQEFLDMRINPAVWELSGHLVLKRRKDYDEASEATICRFLVEASLSESEFQELKSCILEFLSSAAPEE from the exons ATGGGCAATAGAAGTTTTGACTTGAGTTGTTCTTTGAGAAAAGAGGAGGAAAATGGCACAAATTTGTCGCCATTTGTCCGCAAACTTTTTAAAGAG TGGGATGACCGCAAGGCAAGGGGTTTGTTTCACCATGACATCAGTTCCTGCGAGACAAAG GTACTACCTGGTGAACACAATTTTGTGGCGACATTAATAGAAGGACGTGACCAGAAGAAGCGGCCTACTCAATTTGGAATGAACCAAGTCCTGCAGCCTTTTGATAGCGTGAAATTCAATTTCACTAAAGTTAGCCCAGAGGAAGTGATCTTCACATTCAAAGAATCTCAGAATGACTCTGTAAAGTACTTCGACAATGTTCCTCATGCTGTTGCAGCTTCTCCTACTGCCATTTTGATCAAT GTGAGTCCAATTGGCTACTGCCATGTGCTTCTGATCCCTCGAATCCAGGATTGCTTACCGCAAAGGGTTGATAAAGAGAGCTTCCTACTTGCCATGTATGTTGCAAGTGAAGCAAAGGATCCATTCTTCAGAGTTGGTTACAACAGTCTGGGTGGTTTCGCAACTATCAATCATCTCCACTTCCAG GCGTACTATCTGAAAGTGCAATATCCAGTCGAGAAGGCACTGACGGAGAAGCTTACGACTCTGGGGAATGGTGTCAGCATTATTCAGCTGGTTCAGTATCCAGTTAGTGGTTTTGTATTTGAAGGAGGGGCATGCCTGGAGGATTTGTCCGATGTTGTTTCAAAAGTCTGCATCTTCTTGCAAGAGAATAATAAACCTTTCAATGCCCTCATCTCTGAATCTGGCAAGAGAGTGTTCCTGCTACCACAG TGCTACGCCGAGAAGCAGGCCCTCGGGAGAGTGAGCCAAGAATTCCTCGACATGAGAATAAACCCAGCAGTCTGGGAGCTCAGTGGCCATTTGGTACTGAAGAGGAGGAAGGACTACGATGAAGCATCTGAAGCAACCATATGCAGGTTTTTGGTCGAAGCGTCTCTGTCTGAATCAGAATTCCAAGAACTGAAGAGCTGCATCTTGGAGTTCCTGTCCAGTGCAGCTCCTGAAGAATAA